One genomic segment of Brachyhypopomus gauderio isolate BG-103 chromosome 19, BGAUD_0.2, whole genome shotgun sequence includes these proteins:
- the LOC143483135 gene encoding uncharacterized protein LOC143483135, whose translation MLRPPTLIKHLHHSKGKQGGTCPTYTWPSQDTRQGQDVLHHTNAVDRTGRRQDAVHHEDSCVRILKYLAEVAYLQTSAAVSDTGETLAIIYEDNISYLWTQTDEERLD comes from the exons CACCTACACCACAGCAAGGGTAAACAAGGTGGAACATGCCCAACATACACATGGCCATCTCAGGACACAAGACAAGGCCAGGATGTTCTTCATCATACAAATG CTGTAGACAGAACAGGCAGACGACAGGATGCAGTACATCACGAAGATAGCTGTGTTCGCATTCTGAAATATTTGGCAGAAGTG GCGTACTTGCAAACCAGTGCAGCTGTATCAGACACGGGCGAGACACTGGCCATAATTTACGAGGACAACATTTCATATCTATGGACTCAGACAGATGAGGAGAGATTGGACTAG